Genomic DNA from Pelosinus sp. UFO1:
AGGAGCCTCTTATTTTAAATATTCATTGATAGTTCGACAAGTTTACCAGCGTTTTGTGCTTCTTGAATAACTTCCTTAGTGATTTCGCCGCCCTGTTCAACAATTACAACACCGTTATCAGCTTCAATTCGACGAGTGGCTTTTTTCCCTAGTAAATATGCCCGTTGTTTTTCTTCAAATTTCTTGACCGAATCGTCACTAGACTCTACCGCAACAGGTTGTGGCATTTCTTCCACAACTGGATTTGTGGTGTTGTTAGTAGTTGGTGTTGGCCCTGGATTAATAGTAACTGTTTCACCCTGAACTATAGAATCTGGGGTAACACTGCTTTTATCGTCAGAAATGATCAAAATCTCTTTACCAAAGGTGCGAATGCATTGTCCTTGTATCTGATCAACTTCTCCATTCGGCCCTTCAATTTGACAACTGCCTATTTTACCAGTTTCATCTACACTATATTCGGATACTCGTCCCTGAAAACCACCACGTTGCGTTAGCACTTTAGCCCCAATCACCTTAACATTAGCGTCAAGTAGTTTTTCAATTTCTTGGTCATGGGCAATAGGAACGATGCTAGAACTATTTTCAACAGTGATAGCATTATCTCCAACACCAATAACAGCTGCAAAAGGTAATAGTTTAGCACCTACTTTATACCAATTATCGTCTTCAATTACCATAGCGGCAACAGCACCTTTCGCTGCGTTGATGACAAGACATTTCACCCGCCCTAACTCGCTACCTTCAGTAATGCTAATAACAGGCAACCCTAAAATTTCACTATTTTTTTTCACAATAATGCCTCCTAATAATTAGATACGTTAGAGAAACTGCGCCATTCACGAAATTCATCATCAATTTTTT
This window encodes:
- a CDS encoding PRC-barrel domain-containing protein; translation: MKKNSEILGLPVISITEGSELGRVKCLVINAAKGAVAAMVIEDDNWYKVGAKLLPFAAVIGVGDNAITVENSSSIVPIAHDQEIEKLLDANVKVIGAKVLTQRGGFQGRVSEYSVDETGKIGSCQIEGPNGEVDQIQGQCIRTFGKEILIISDDKSSVTPDSIVQGETVTINPGPTPTTNNTTNPVVEEMPQPVAVESSDDSVKKFEEKQRAYLLGKKATRRIEADNGVVIVEQGGEITKEVIQEAQNAGKLVELSMNI